A genomic window from Streptomyces sp. MST-110588 includes:
- a CDS encoding 1-hydroxy-2-methyl-2-butenyl 4-diphosphate reductase — translation MKPLHADDTGRTPPEGAPVPLLVACALGIEKFALRGADRDAVGTPVVTLRTGMGPHAAERALTRALRAGFGTERSPVIATGFCAGLVPGMRPGDLVVADATRDHRPDTTDVVCRDNGPLLRALAARGARVHTGLLRGSDHVVRGAERAALHAQGAVAVDMESAATLRAATLAEDRPVAAVRVVVDAPEHELVRIGTLRGGISAFRVLRSVLPVFFEWHRSLSLPRR, via the coding sequence ATGAAGCCCCTGCACGCGGACGACACCGGCCGGACGCCCCCCGAGGGCGCTCCGGTCCCGCTGCTGGTCGCCTGCGCGCTGGGGATCGAGAAGTTCGCGCTGCGCGGCGCCGACCGGGACGCCGTCGGCACTCCCGTCGTCACCCTGCGTACGGGCATGGGACCGCACGCCGCCGAGCGCGCCCTGACCAGGGCGCTGCGCGCCGGTTTCGGCACCGAACGGTCCCCGGTGATCGCCACCGGCTTCTGCGCCGGCCTCGTCCCCGGGATGCGCCCCGGGGACCTGGTCGTCGCCGATGCCACCCGCGACCACCGGCCGGACACCACGGACGTCGTCTGCCGGGACAACGGCCCGCTGCTACGGGCCCTGGCGGCACGCGGCGCGCGGGTGCACACCGGTCTGCTGCGCGGCAGCGACCACGTCGTACGCGGCGCCGAGCGCGCCGCACTGCACGCCCAGGGAGCCGTCGCGGTGGACATGGAATCCGCCGCGACCCTCCGCGCCGCGACCCTGGCCGAAGATCGTCCGGTTGCGGCCGTACGCGTCGTGGTGGACGCTCCCGAACATGAGCTGGTCAGGATCGGAACGCTGCGCGGGGGCATATCGGCTTTCCGTGTGCTGCGCTCCGTCCTCCCCGTCTTTTTCGAATGGCACCGTTCTTTG